The Limibacillus sp. genomic interval CATCGTCGATGGGCTGCGGCAAGGTTTCCTGAATGTCCTTCACCTTCACCTCGAAGACGGCGTCCTTACCGGACAGCTCGTCGTTCATGTACTCCTTCGGGAAGGTGACGTTCACGGTCAGCTCGTCGCCCTTGCTGGCGCCGATCAGCTGGTCTTCAAATCCTTCGATGAAGCGGTTGGACCCCAGCTCCAAGGCATGATCCTGACCGGCCATGCCCGGCATCTTCTTGCCGTCGACCGACCCGTCGAAGTCGAGGATCAGGGTGTCGCCCTTCTTGGCCGGGCGGTCCTTTTCCAGAGGCTTGGTGTCGCGGTAGTTCGCGGCCAGGTTCTCGATCGCCTGCATGACCTCGCCGTCGGGCACCTCAACGGTGACGCGCTCGAGCTCCAGCTTGGAGAAGTCCATGGGCGTGAAATCGGGCAGCAGCTCGATCTCCATCTTGTATTCGAGATCCTCGCCCTCTTCGAACTTCGTGACCTCGATCTTCGGCTGCATGGCCGGGCGCAGGCCGCGCTCATCCAGCGCCTGGCGGGAGCTGTCGTTGACCGCCTGCTCCAAAACCTCGCCCATCACGGCCTGGCCGTAGCGCTTCTTCAAGAGGTTGAGCGGCACCTTGCCGGGACGGAAGCCCGGCATCTTGACCGTCTTGCCGACCTCTTCCAAACGGCTCTCGACCTTCTCGTCGATGTCCTTGGCGCTGATTGTTACCGAGAACTCGCGCTTCAAGCCTTCGGTGCTGATCTCTTGTACCTGCATGACAGGGCCCGGCCTTTCTTGGTCCAAATTCAAATCTCAAACACGGTCTTCGCGTCCACGGTCTTCGTGTCCACGGTCGTCACGTCGGCGCCTCAATCACATTCGTCGCGATAATCGGCGGCCGGACGGCAAAGAGTTGTGGTGCGGGCGGAGGGACTTGAACCCCCACGGATTTCTCCACTGGAACCTAAATCCAGCGCGTCTACCAATTCCGCCACGCCCGCAACTCTTTGCGAGGTGCGCGGTGTACAACAAAGACGGCCCCTCTGGCAACTGCGCCAGAGAGGCTTTCTTCTGCGATCTTAACAGGACTGGAGGCAGGCCGGGCTTCGGCCGGCGGAATCAGGCGACCACGGCCTCGCAATAACGCTCCCGGAAGCTCTTCAGATTGAGCGTGCGCGGACCGTCCACGAAGGGGCGCTGGTAGGGCGCCTGGATGGTCACGCGGAAGCGGACGTGCGGGATGCCCATCTCGTCTTTGATCAGCGCGATGACTTCGGCGGTTTCCGTGATCTTCTGGCCGCAGAACCGGAAACGCGAGCCAGGCTGCACGCCATCGTCGGGCGATGGTTTCCGGAAGAATGTCGAAACTCGTTCCTGAGCACCCATAAAGCCACCCTGCCCCCAGAGCTTGGCCCCAAACTGAGAAGCGTACCGGGCGGACCCTTTGGCCTTCTCTTCACGACCGATTTCCGATCGCTGACCCGGCGCTTCAGTCTCGACTATATGCGGGAAAGCAAAGAGTTGCAACTGCCGTCCCCTTTCTCACGCTAAGATAATCATGGCGGCAACTCATCGCGATTGCCGTCCTGAAACGGTAGACTGGGGCGGATTAATGGCAGGTTAAGCGAAAGCTGATGTTTACAGGCCTGCAAGCAATCCCGGAATCGCCTCTATCAGGTCATCCGCGATCAGTCCGGGACCGCAGGCGGCGCCGGCTTCTCCCTGCAACCAGCAACCCGCCGCCGCCGCTTCGAAAGGCGGCATCCCCTGTGCCAGCAGGCCGGCGATCATCCCAGCAAGCACGTCACCGCTGCCCGCCGTGGCAAGGCATGCGGGCGCATTCGCGTTGATAGCGGCCCGGCCGTCCGGCGCGGCGATCACGCTGTCCGCTCCCTTGAGCAGCACAACGGCGCCGCTCCGTGCGGCGGCGGACCGGCAGCGGCTCAGCTTGTCCTCCTCCCCCAGGTCAGGAAAGAGACGGCTGAACTCCCCTTGATGGGGCGTTAGCACCACAGGCCCCGCAATTGCGGAGAAAAGTGCGTCCGGATCCTGCCGAAAGCTGGTGAGGGCATCGGCGTCGAAGACGCAAGCGCGGTCCTCGGCCAGCGCATCCAGGCAGGCGGCGCGGCTCGCCTCCCCCACCCCATTGCCGGGGCCGACCAGACAGGCGTTGCGCCGTCGGTCGCGCAGGAGGTCGCGCCAATCGCCACGCGCATCGTCCCGCGCCAGCATCACAGCGGCGCCCGAGAGCGCGTAGAGCGGATGCAGCGCGGCCGGACCCGCGAGGGTGACGAGCCCCGCGCCGATGCGCAGACCCGCCCGGGCTGCGAGACGGGCCGCGCCACTGCCCGCGCCGCCGCGCACAAGGAGATGGCCGTGACTATACTTATTGTCCGCCAGCCCGCGCACCGGGAAGCCGGAGCGCCAGAGCGCCGGCCCGTTCTCGGCCACTTGAGGCGCTATCGTCTCAAGCGCCTCCGCCGGGATGCCGATCTCGGCGAGCAGCAGCTCACCGCAGAGCAGCCGGCCGGGCAGTAGCAGGTGACCCGGTTTCTTCCGGAAGAAGGTCACGGTCACATCGGCTTCAAGTGCGAGTCCGCCGAGCGCGGCCCCGCTGTCGCCGCTCACGCCGCTCGGCACGTCGACGGCGAGTTTCAAACCCGGCAGCGCGTTCAGCTTGCCGACCAGCGCCGCGACGGCGCCCTCCAAAGGCCGGCTGAGACCCGCTCCGAAGAGAGCATCGATCACCGCCTCTTCCGCTTGGGGCTCGACGTCCTCGATTGACAGCACCTCACCCGTCCAACGCTGGGCGTGCAGGGCGGCGTCTCCCTTGAGCGCCTCGCGCGGACCGAACAGCGCCAGGCGCACGCGCCAGCCCCGCTCCGCCAGATGGCGCGCTGCAACGAAACCGTCCCCGCCGTTGTTGCCGGGGCCGCAGAGCACCAGGACCGCGCCACAGGGCGCCCGCTCGCAAAGGGCGTCCGCCACCGCGCGCCCTGCGTTTTCCATCAGAAGCTCCCCGGGAACGCCCGCCTCGATTGCCAAGCGGTCTGCGCGCCCCATCTGCTCGACGGTCAAAAGTTCCAGCCCGGACTGCATCATTTCGTTTTTCCGGCTCCGCTCAGCGCTCAGCTATCGCTACGAAAGGCCTCTACCGACTGACAGCCGCCACGCCGAAGCAGGGTGATGTCCGAGTCCGCCACGACCAAGGCGTAGCCATCGCGCGCCATGGAGGCGGCGCTGCGCCCCCGCAGCAGGATGCTTCCGATGTGAACGCCGGCGGAGGCCGCCGCGCGTTCAATGCGCGCAATGGCCTCGGCCACCTCGCCATGCCCCGGATCGCCGTGGTGCCCGATCGTGGAGGAGAGATCGGAGGGGCCGATGAAGAGCATATCCACGCCCGGCACACCCGCTATTGCCTCGACGTTCTCCAGACCTTTGGCGCTTTCGATCTGGAGGATCACCAGAAGGTCGTCGTTGGCGGTCTTCTGATAGTCCTCGGCCCGCAGACCATAGTCGGACGCGCGGACCAAACCGGCGGCGTTGCCGCGAATCCCCTGCGGCGGGTATCGGCAAGACCTGAGCGCCTCCTCGGCCTCGGCGACGCTGCTGACGTTGGGGATGATGATGCCCTCGACCCCCAGGTCGAGGGTCTTCTTGATCGAGACCGGCTCGTTGGACGGCACGCGGGCCAGCGGAGCGCAAGAGGTTCCCTTGATCGCCTGAAGCAGGGGAATCGCTTCGAGATAGCTTCCCGCGCCATGTTCCATGTCGATCACGACGCAATCGTAACCGGAGAGCGCCACGATCTCGGCGGCGATGGGATTGAAGAGTCCCAGCCAGCAGCCGAGGGTGCGCTGCCCGTCTTTCAGGCGTTCCTTGATGGTCGGCATGGTCCCTCCCCGTCGTCCCCGAAAACAGAAGCAAGAAGGCAACAGTAGGACGGTGGGGCGCTGCGGTCGAGAGCGCGCTGCGTGCGTGCAATCAGGGCTGAAGCACGGCGCAGAACGCGTTTTCGATGTCGCGCTTCAGGGTGCGGCAGAACGCAAGCGCCGCCTCGCTATCGGGCAATCCGGCCACCATCACCCGGAAGCGCCCTTCGCCAGCGGGCTCAACCTGCAAGGGCCGTTCCGCGAAGCGCGCGCCATAGAGCGCGATGGTCTTGTCCTTGAAGGTCTCGGCTTCCGCGCGCTCGGCGAAGCTGCCCAGCCATAGCAGCCCCACCCCGCTCTCGGTTTTTTCAGGCTCCGAAAGGGTCTCCGGCTTGGCGGCGGGTGCAGTGGCGGGTGCAGTGGCGACTTCGGTGGCTGGCTCCGGGTCGGCCTCGGACGCTGCCGCCGCTGGGGCGGTCCCGGTCGGCGCTTCGGCGGCGTCGGCCTCTTCCTCAATCGCTGGTGGGCGTTCTGCGGTTTCCGCCACCGGCGGCACCTCCGCGTCCTCGGCTACGGGCAGCGGCGTGCCGGGCGCTGCCGCGACCACGCCCTCTTCGCGCAAGCGCTGAGCCTGCCGCCCGGCATCGTTGTGCCCCTGCGCTTCGGCCAGGGCGAACCACGTGAGGGCGCGGCCAGGATTGCGGGCGGTGCCGACTCCCAGGGCGTTCATCTGCCCCATGGCGAACTGTGCGTCCGCCATTCCAGCATCGGCGGCCCGTCGGAACCAGCCAAGGGCGCGAGTCGCATCCGGCACCACGCCCTCTCCCCGGTAGTAGGCGAGGCCGAGGTTGTACTGCGCCAGCAGGTTGTCCTGCCGGGCCGCCAGTTGCCAGTAATGCACCGCCAGGGGTTGGTCCTTCGCCACGCCAGCGCCTTGGGCCAGGAGGCTCGCGTAGTTGGTCTGCGCGCCCGGATGGCCCTGTTCGGCGGCCCGGCGGTACCACTCGGCCGCCTGCTCCAGGAAGGCGGGATCGCGACCGCCCCGCTTCTCGTAGAGCACGGCCAACGCGTATTGGGATCTCAGATCGCCGCTGCGCGCCAGCGGCAGCCACTCAGCCTCCGCCCGGTCGTATTGGGCCTGGTTGAAGGCGCGCAAGCCCGCCTCGTAGGTCTGCGCGCGCAGGTCGCTCGCGACCATGCCGAGGCCGAAGAAGAATACGAAGGCCACCAGCCCGAAGCGTCGCGCCAACAGCTGCCAACGTCCGGTCATAGGGGAAGGCTCCTCCTGATTCTCTCCACAGGTACAGACTGCAACCTTAAGGTTAAGGATAACTTTCGCTATCGTACCCTTATGAGAATTTTCTATTTTCACAATAAGCGAAACTTGCTAGTCTGCGAACGATTACTAATAAGAGCAGATTCACTGCTCGATAACACCCGTCTGGCCGATCGACCCTTTGCAGCAGATTACGCGAATACCCGGGTCTTACAAGGTTGGAAACAGGCGGGATGAGAAGGCCGGTCGGCGGAGAAGCGCCTATCAAGGCCTCACCATTGGGGGTCTAACAAGCCGTCCGGCGTGCGCCAGCGGTTCGAGGGTGAAAGGAGCCTATGACGTGCCAGCCAGTGAGACTGTCGTGGAAGCCCGTGACGGCGGGTACCGAAGCCGCGAGGAACAGAGCAGCGAGTCGCTCAACCGCTTACTTCTAATTGAGGACAACGAAGACCTGCGCAGCGAACTCGCCGAGTACCTGACGCGCCAGGGATATGAGGTTACGGCCTATCCCGATGGACGTCTGCTGCATGGCGGCGGCCACCGCCTGCCCTTCGATGTCATTCTGATGGACCTGACGATACCCGGGGACGACGGGATCGCGCTGACCCGCGAAGTCCGGGGTCGCTCCAACGTGCCGATCATCATCATCACCGCGCGCGACGATGTTATCGACCGCGTGGTGGGGCTTGAGATCGGAGCGGATGATTACATCAGCAAGCCCTTTGACTTCCGGGAGTTGCAGGCGCGCATCAAGGCCGTCATGCGACGCCACGCGATCGCCAGCACCGTGCCCCAGCGCACCTCCAACAAGCAGTGGAAGTTCCTCGGCTGGAACGTCGACGGACGCAGCCGCAGCGTCATGACGCCCAAAGGCGATTACGTCGATCTGACCACTGCTGAATACATGCTGCTGGAGGCGTTCCTCAATCATCCGGGCCAGCTTCTGAGCCGCGATAACCTGTTGCAGAACGTCTACAACAGGAAGTGGTCGCCGCTCGACCGCAGCATCGACAACCTGGTCGCCCGGCTGCGCAAGAAGCTGGAGGACGAACGCGAGGGCGTGCAGATGATCAAGACGGTCAGAAGCCGCGGATATCTTTTCACCCCCGACATCGAGGAGCTGGGCGGCGGTCAGGATTGACCGCCGCTGCGGCGGCCGGCACATGAAGCGAGCCCGCACCAGCACCTCGAGACAGATGGCCCGCCACGGGGTCTTCGCCAGCCTGGTGTTGATATCTCTGACGGGCCTTGTATCGGTTGCCTATGCGAAAGCCGGGGGGAGCACCGCGCCCGTCGTGCGCGGCTGGGCGATCGTAAACCTCATGCGGTTCTCCTACTGGCCCGATGCGGCCTACGCGGACAAGGAAGCGCCGACCGTCGTCTGCGCGCGCCCCGGCCACGTGGTCTTGCCGGAAGACTATGCAAATGCCGCCACGCCGATAAACGGGCGCGGCGTCATCCTGCGTGAATCGGAAGACTTGGTTCACCTGGAGTCCTGTCAGGTCGCCTTCTTCTCCAGCGAGGACATGGCGGTCTTCCGGCGTCACCATGCCGGGCGGGCCGACCATCCCATCGCCTATGTCGGCGACACCCCCGGCTTCGCCGCGGAGGGCGGCTCGTTCGAACTGATACTCAACGAAGACAACGCCTTCTTCCGCTTCAACCAACCGATGCTGGTCGAGTGCGGAATCCAGCTCGCCCAATCGCTGATGCGCATGGGCAGCCTGCCCGGCCACGGCGACGGGAGGCAGCCGTGAGCCGCTTCGACAGCAGCCGCTTGGCCAGCGCCCCCTCGCTCCACTCGAAGCTGAAGCGGGCCTCCCTGGGGACCGTGGTGCTCGCGCTGCTGCTCGTCACCATCACGCTTACCTACGTCCAGTTCGACGGGAACCGCCGCTCCGCGATCAACGCCGAAGAAGCCATCGCCAAGGTGATCAGCCAGAACCTCGGCGCCACGGTTCTGTTCCGCAATGACACGGCGGCGCTGGAGGTGCTGCACTCGCTCGAAGGCCGCCCGGGCATGACGGCGGCCGGCGTCTTCCTGCCCGATGGCACGCTCTTCGCCGCCTATCCCCAAGGCGTGGACAAGGAATACCTCCGCATGGGGCTGGAGATCGAGGGGCACCAATTGGACGCCGGACGCCTGAGCGTGCGTACGCCGATCATGGTGGATTCCGAACTCGTCGGCCAACTGGTCATGGTCTCCGCCCTGCAAAGCTTCTCGCAGTGGTTCCAAAGCACGGCCGTCATCGTGCTTCCGATCCTGCTGGTCTCCATCGCGCTCGCGGGGATGCTGGCGCGCCGTCAGGTGAACGCGATCCTCTCCCCTCTGGACGTCTTCCGCCAAGCCATGCGCTGCGTCGGTGAGGGCCGCACCTCGGGTCTTTACATGCCGAAGATCGGAGACCGGGAGCTGAAGCCGCTGGTGAACGGTTTCAATGAGATGGTCGAACAACTGAACGCTAGCCGCCGGGCCTTGAGCGAAAGCGAGGAGCGCTACCGCAGCATCGTCGAAAGCCAGACGGAGAGCATCTGCCGCCTCGACCGCCATTTCCAAGTGACCTTCACCAATGGCGCGTTTCTGGAGATGGTGGGGTACGACAGGGACACACTCTACGGAGAACGGCCGGCGAGATTGATCCCGCCGGAGGACTGTAAGTACATCGAGGCGGCTCACGCGAAGCTTTCCCCGCAACAACGCAGCGCCGCCTTCGCCTGCCGCCTGACCACCGCCGATGGGGAGATCCGCTGGATCGAGGCAACCCTCAGTGCCGTCTTCGACGATCTTGAGCGCATCTCGGAATATCTGATCGTGGCGCGTGACGTCAGCAAGCAGCGTGTCGCCGAGCAGATGGCGATCCAGACATCTAAGCTCGCGACCCTGGGGGAGATATCCACCTCCATCGCCCATGAGCTCAAGCAACCCCTGAGCGTCATGGACATGATCGCCCAGAACATGATGGAGACGCTCAAGGAGGAGGACTTCACGGCCGAGGAGATGCGCTCCTACGCCTTTTCCAAGGCGGAGCGGATCGCATCGAGCACGGCCCGCCTCAGGGCCGTGATCGAGCATCTGCGGATGTTCGGCAGGAAGGTCGACGGCGAAACCCAGGTCTTCGACAGCCGGGAGAGCCTGAAGGCCGCCTTGATGCTGATCCAGCATCGCTTCGAGCGCGCGGATATCCGTCTCAGCCTGCGCCAGCCCCAACAGCCTCTGCCGGTGCGGGGGCATACCATCCTCTTCGAGCAGGTCCTGCTCAATCTGCTGAACAACGCCGCGGATGCGTTGGAGGCGCTGCCCGCGGGCTCTGAGCGAAAAGTCACCGTGGAACTCTGCCGCACCGATAATCTTCTCAGCCTGCTGGTCGAAGATACGGCCGGCGGCATGCCTGATGCCCTGCTCCAGCGGGCCTTGGAGCCCTACTTCACCACGAAGCCCGCGGATCGAGGCACGGGCCTGGGACTTTCCATCAGCAGCGAAATCCTGCGCGACATGGAAGGCGGCCTCAGCCTCAAGAATGGCGAGACGGGTCTCCAGGCGACCATCACCGTGCCGCTGGTGCAGGAGGCGTCGCGGGTGAGCGACACGGCTGCCGCACAGTGACCGAGGGCGCGCTGGGCCCGGGGCGCTGGGCCCGGGGCGCTGGGACCGTGCGATGCCGTCTAATCTGAATTGAAGAATGGGGTGGCTGACCGGATTTGAACCGGCGACCTCCTGGACCACAACCAGGCGCTCTAACCAACTGAGCTACAGCCACCATCGGGACAAGGGCGAAGACGGTAGAAGTCGGCCCGTTCCTGCTGAGGTTTCGCGTTGTATGCCCTCGCGCGCGTGGCGTCAAGTTGTCTCGGGGAGCCTCCATTCGGACCTTGGCGGACAGCGGACGTTCGGCCTATCTTCGCCTTCGCGCCGATCCTGGCGCCGCCTTTTCGAGCCACTGCTTTCAAGCCGCAGAGAGAGACCCCGATGCTGAAACCCGCCGCCGCCATGAGCCGCCTGGGAACCGAGACCGCCTTCGAGGTGCTCGCACGTGCGAAGGCGCTGGAAGCCAAGGGCCGGTCGGTGGTCAACCTCGGCATCGGGCAGCCTGACTTCCTGACCCCCGAGCACGTGGTGGAGGCCGCTGTGAAGGCCCTGCGCGACGGTCATCACGGCTACACCCCTGCCAACGGCATCCCAGAGTTGCGAGAGGCCGTCGGACGGTACCTGAACGGCTGCTACGGGGTGGAAGTCGATCCGGCCCGCGTCGTGATCGTGCCGGGCGGCAAGGTCACCATGTTCTTCGCGATCCTGATGTTCGGCGAACCGGGGGCCGAGATCATCTATCCCGACCCGGGCTTCCCCATCTATCAATCCATGATCCGCTTTTCCGGGGCGACGCCCGTTCCGCTGCCGCTGGAGGAGAAGAACGGATTCGCCTTCGCCGCCGAGGCGCTGCTCGGGCGTATCACGGAGCGCACGCGCCTTATCATCATCAACTCGCCGGCCAATCCGACCGGCGGCGTCACGCCCAAGGAAGAGATCGACAAGCTGGTGGCGGGCCTGGAACGCCACCCGGACGTCTGCCTCCTGTCCGACGAGATCTACAGCCGGCTGCTTTATGATGGGCGCGAGCACGTTTCCCTGCTCAGCTATCCCGAGATCGCAGACCGGCTGATCCTCCTGGACGGCTGGAGCAAAACCTACGCCATGACCGGCTGGCGCATGGGCTTCGGCGTTTGGCCCGAGAGCCTCGTCGAGGGGGCCACGCGCCTTGCCGTCAACTCCAATTCCTGCGTCAACGCGGCCACCCAGTACGCGGGCATCGCCGCCCTCGACGGGCCGCAGGACTCCGTCGATGACATGGCCCGGGCCTTCGACGAGCGGCGGCGTTGGCTCGTCGATGCCCTGAACGCCCTGCCCTCGGTCCGCTGCGTGGAGCCCGGCGGCGCCTTCTATGCCTTCCCGAATATCTCCGCCACCGGATTGACGGCCAAGGAGATGGAGGTGGGTCTGCTGGAAGATGCCGGGGTCGCGACCATCGCCGGGACCTCCTTCGGACGCTGCGGTGAAGGCTTTCTCCGCCTCTCCTATGCGAACTCCCTGGAGAACATCCAGGAGGCCGTGGGCCGCATGGGTGACTGGATCGCAGCCCGCTAGGGCGCGCCCCTGCACGACTGTGAGGCATTGACCTGCCGTTTTTTTGTGCAGCCCCTTTGAGGCTCCGCTCATATGGAAGCGCCGCCACCGTCTAAGTCTCTGTTGTGACGGTCTTATGCCAAGTTGGCACGGCTCTTGCTTCTTCCCGCACGAGACATAGTGCGGCCCAAGCCTTTGAGATGTTTTCAGGCGTCAGGGCGTGGTGGCAACGCTGCGTCCCTTTGGGACAGCCCGAGGGATTTGCGAGTTTTTTTGGAAGGATGCGAATAAAGCCATGAAGAAGATCGAGGCGATCATCAAGCCCTTCAAGCTGGACGAGGTGAAGGAAGCCCTTCACGAGGTCGGCATCAAGGGCATCACGGTCATCGAAGCGAAAGGTTTCGGTCGCCAGAAAGGCCATACCGAGCTCTATCGCGGCGCTGAGTACGTCGTGGACTTCCTGCCGAAAGTGAAAGTCGAGGTCGTTTTAGAAGACGAACTCGTCGAGCGCGCCGTCGAGGCGATCCAACAGGCCGCCCAGACCGGCCGCATCGGCGACGGCAAGATCTTCGTCTCCACGATCGACGAAGCCATTCGCATCCGCACCGGCGAGCGGGGCGCAGAAGCCGTCTGATCCGCCGGACCATTCGTTACTTGAGGGCGCCCGCGCCCTCCACCCACCGCTAGAGCCAACCGACCAACCGTCCAATTGAAGAGGAACCATCATGTCGGACCCAAAGACCATTCTGGAAATGATCAAGGACAACGACGTCAAGTACGTCGACTTCCGTTTCACCGACCCCCGCGGCAAGTGGCAGCACGTCGCCCAGCACATCGACACCGTCGATGAAGAGATGCTGGAAGAGGGCATCATGTTCGACGGCTCCTCGATCGCCGGCTGGAAAGCGATCAACGAGTCGGACATGAGCCTGAAGCCCGACCTCGCCACCGCCGTCATGGACCCCTTCGCCGCGCAGCCGCAGCTGATCCTGTTCTGCGACGTGCTGGAGCCCTCGACCGGTCAGCCCTATGACCGCGACCCCCGCACCACCGCGAAGAAGGCGCTGGCCTACCTTCAGTCCAGTGGCATCGGCGACACCGCCGTTTTCGGCCCCGAGGCCGAGTTCTTCGTGTTCGACGACGTGCGTTTCGGCGTCAACATGAACCACTCCTTCTTCCGCTTCGACAGCGAGGAAGGTCCCTACAACTCGGGCACCGAGTTCGAAGAGGGCAACCTCGGCCACCGTCCGGGCGTCAAGGGCGGCTACTTCCCCGTTCCGCCCGTCGATTCCGGAACCGATCTGCGCGCCGAGATGGTCACGGTGATGAAGGAGATGGGTCTCGAAGTTGAGAAGCACCACCACGAGGTGGCGCCCTCCCAGCACGAGCTCGGCATCAAGTTCAACACGCTGATCAAGATGGCCGACGGCATGCAGCTCTATAAGTATGTCGTGCACAACGTCGCCCACACCTACGGCAAGACGGCAACCTTCATGCCGAAGCCGGTCTACGGCGACAACGGCTCGGGCATGCACGTTCACCAGTCGATCTGGAAGGACGGCAAGCCGCTGTTCGCGGGCGACGGTTATGCCGGTCTGTCGGAGATGGCCCTCTTCTACATCGGCGGCATCATCAAGCACGCCCGCGCGATCAACGCCTTCACCAACCCCAGCACCAACAGCTACAAGCGTCTGGTGCCGGGCTTCGAGGCGCCGGTCCTGCTGGCCTACTCCAGCCGCAACCGTTCGGCCTCCTGCCGTATCCCCTTCGGATCCAGCCCCAAGGCCAAGCGCGTTGAGATCCGTTTCCCGGATCCGACCGCCAACCCCTATCTGGCCTACACGGCGATGCTGATGGCGGGTATCGACGGCATCAAGAACAAGATCCACCCGGGCGACGCCATGGACAAGAACCTCTACGATCTGCCGCCCGAGGAGCTGAAGGACGTCCCGACCGTCTGCGGTTCGCTGCGTGAGGCCGTCCAGGCGCTCGCCGAGGACCACGAGTTCCTGCTCGGCGGCGACGTCTTCACCAAGGACCAGATCGAGGGCTACATGGAGCTCAAGTGGGAGGAGATCTACGCCTTCGAGCAGGCTCCCCACCCGATCGAATTCCAGATGTACTACTCTTCCTGACGAGTTTCTGTAGCGTAAGTTCAGACTCTTGAAGGCTGGGCCGTCCCTATTGCGGGGGCGGCCCTTGCTTTTGCGGAAACCACTGCCAAGAGGCACTTTTTTTGGTTCTTTCCCGCGACGGTTCGGCTATCTAGGCGGGCAATGCGTTACAGGGACGACATAGATGGGCTGCGCGCCGTAGCCGTTCTGCCGGTGGTTTTCTTCCATGCCGGCTTCTCCGCCGTCTCCGGCGGCTTCGTCGGCGTGGACGTCTTCTTCGTCATCTCGGGCTATCTCATCACGCGATTGCTTCTTGAGGAGCATGATCGAGAAGGGCGCATCTCGATTCTCGGGTTCTATGAGCGGCGCATCCGCCGCATCTTTCCCGCGCTCTTCACGGTGATTGGCGCCTGCGTCTGGATCACCCTGGTGATGTTCGAGCCGGAAGCCCTGATCCGCTTCGCGCAAAGCGCCGCGAGCGCCGCGCTCTTCGTCTCCAACATCTTCTTTTATCTGGAACTGGATTACTTCGCCGCCGCGGCGGATACCGAACCCCTGATCCACACCTGGTCGCTCGCTGTCGAGGAACAGTACTACCTCATCTTGCCGGTGATGATGATCCTGCTGCTGAAGCGCAACCTCAAGACACTGCGTGCCTGGGTCGTGGGGCTGAGTGTCGCTTCCTTTGCGGTCAGTCTGCTTCTGGCCCCGATAGATCCGCAGGCGAATTTCTTCCTGGCGCCGTCTCGGGCCTGGGAGCTCTTTGCGGGAAGCTGCATCGCGCTTGGCCTTTTTCCGGCGCCCGGCAGCCAGCGCATGAAAGACTGTACGGGCCTCCTTGGGTTGCTTTTGATCCTAGGCGCCATCGTCTTCTATGACCCGCAAACGCCGTTCCCTGGCATTGGCGCTGTCCCGCCGGTGCTGGGCGCCAGCCTGATCATCTGGTCTGGACTCGGCGGCGCGGAGGGATTGGCTTCGCGGTTCCTGCGGCTTTCGCCCTGGGTCTTCTTCGGCAAGATCTCCTATTCGCTTTATCTCTGGCACTGGCCCTTGCTGGTGTTTCCGGTCTTCTGGCTGGGGCGCGACTTGGAGACATGGGAATCCCTGACCGCCGCGGCCCTGGCCGTGGTCATCTCGACCCTGTCATGGCGCTTCGTCGAGCAACCCTTTCGCAAACGCCGGGGCTGGCCGGGCCGGAGGTCGATCTACGCCGGCGGCGTGCTGTTGATCGCTCTTTGTGTCTTCCATGCGGTCCGCGCAACGGAGTTCGAGGGCTATCCCAAGCGTCTGCCCGCCGGCTACGCCGACCTCGATTTGACTGGGCGTGAGTACTACGCCATGG includes:
- the tig gene encoding trigger factor is translated as MQVQEISTEGLKREFSVTISAKDIDEKVESRLEEVGKTVKMPGFRPGKVPLNLLKKRYGQAVMGEVLEQAVNDSSRQALDERGLRPAMQPKIEVTKFEEGEDLEYKMEIELLPDFTPMDFSKLELERVTVEVPDGEVMQAIENLAANYRDTKPLEKDRPAKKGDTLILDFDGSVDGKKMPGMAGQDHALELGSNRFIEGFEDQLIGASKGDELTVNVTFPKEYMNDELSGKDAVFEVKVKDIQETLPQPIDDELAKKFGEESLATLKDRVREQIAGDYAGVTRSKLKRQLLDKLAEGHDFPVPAGMLESEFEVIWRQVQQDKEKGELDPEDADKDDETLQQEYRDIAERRVRLGLVLSEVGRINAIEVTQDELNRALLQEVQRHPGQEREVFEFFQKTPEAMNNLRAPVFEDKVIDFITELAQVTDRKISPEDLRNELDAEMKAGEKPAKKGGAKKAPAKKAASKKEAADKAPAKKPAEKKAAAKKPAAKKTSAKKSGEA
- a CDS encoding NAD(P)H-hydrate dehydratase, with amino-acid sequence MMQSGLELLTVEQMGRADRLAIEAGVPGELLMENAGRAVADALCERAPCGAVLVLCGPGNNGGDGFVAARHLAERGWRVRLALFGPREALKGDAALHAQRWTGEVLSIEDVEPQAEEAVIDALFGAGLSRPLEGAVAALVGKLNALPGLKLAVDVPSGVSGDSGAALGGLALEADVTVTFFRKKPGHLLLPGRLLCGELLLAEIGIPAEALETIAPQVAENGPALWRSGFPVRGLADNKYSHGHLLVRGGAGSGAARLAARAGLRIGAGLVTLAGPAALHPLYALSGAAVMLARDDARGDWRDLLRDRRRNACLVGPGNGVGEASRAACLDALAEDRACVFDADALTSFRQDPDALFSAIAGPVVLTPHQGEFSRLFPDLGEEDKLSRCRSAAARSGAVVLLKGADSVIAAPDGRAAINANAPACLATAGSGDVLAGMIAGLLAQGMPPFEAAAAGCWLQGEAGAACGPGLIADDLIEAIPGLLAGL
- a CDS encoding aldolase/citrate lyase family protein, whose translation is MPTIKERLKDGQRTLGCWLGLFNPIAAEIVALSGYDCVVIDMEHGAGSYLEAIPLLQAIKGTSCAPLARVPSNEPVSIKKTLDLGVEGIIIPNVSSVAEAEEALRSCRYPPQGIRGNAAGLVRASDYGLRAEDYQKTANDDLLVILQIESAKGLENVEAIAGVPGVDMLFIGPSDLSSTIGHHGDPGHGEVAEAIARIERAAASAGVHIGSILLRGRSAASMARDGYALVVADSDITLLRRGGCQSVEAFRSDS
- a CDS encoding SPOR domain-containing protein codes for the protein MTGRWQLLARRFGLVAFVFFFGLGMVASDLRAQTYEAGLRAFNQAQYDRAEAEWLPLARSGDLRSQYALAVLYEKRGGRDPAFLEQAAEWYRRAAEQGHPGAQTNYASLLAQGAGVAKDQPLAVHYWQLAARQDNLLAQYNLGLAYYRGEGVVPDATRALGWFRRAADAGMADAQFAMGQMNALGVGTARNPGRALTWFALAEAQGHNDAGRQAQRLREEGVVAAAPGTPLPVAEDAEVPPVAETAERPPAIEEEADAAEAPTGTAPAAAASEADPEPATEVATAPATAPAAKPETLSEPEKTESGVGLLWLGSFAERAEAETFKDKTIALYGARFAERPLQVEPAGEGRFRVMVAGLPDSEAALAFCRTLKRDIENAFCAVLQP
- a CDS encoding response regulator transcription factor, producing MPASETVVEARDGGYRSREEQSSESLNRLLLIEDNEDLRSELAEYLTRQGYEVTAYPDGRLLHGGGHRLPFDVILMDLTIPGDDGIALTREVRGRSNVPIIIITARDDVIDRVVGLEIGADDYISKPFDFRELQARIKAVMRRHAIASTVPQRTSNKQWKFLGWNVDGRSRSVMTPKGDYVDLTTAEYMLLEAFLNHPGQLLSRDNLLQNVYNRKWSPLDRSIDNLVARLRKKLEDEREGVQMIKTVRSRGYLFTPDIEELGGGQD
- a CDS encoding YfiR family protein encodes the protein MKRARTSTSRQMARHGVFASLVLISLTGLVSVAYAKAGGSTAPVVRGWAIVNLMRFSYWPDAAYADKEAPTVVCARPGHVVLPEDYANAATPINGRGVILRESEDLVHLESCQVAFFSSEDMAVFRRHHAGRADHPIAYVGDTPGFAAEGGSFELILNEDNAFFRFNQPMLVECGIQLAQSLMRMGSLPGHGDGRQP